The following is a genomic window from Colletotrichum lupini chromosome 5, complete sequence.
GCTCCTCTGGAGACAGATTCTCAGTTGGCTTTGCACGTGAGCGGTGACGCCGTTTATGTCGTTGGGTGTTGACTGAAGAGTAGTAAACAATTTGATCGTCAAGAGTCTCATCGGAATGACCCAACGATGGGTTGAAGATGGCAAGGAAGCCTAGCTGAGCCGAAACGATGCCACCCGGTGACAATGCCATGGCTTTTTTTGATTGCTTGTGATGGTGTGGTCCTGCCAACGGCGGTTCACTGAGAGCGGGGATGGAATGCCGTGATGTCCAGACCCATGAACTTCAAAACAAATGGGTGCAACGTCGGTGCGGCGGATCCAGACGGTAGGTAGCAGCAACCGCTGACGATGGTAACAAATGGTAGGTCCCACGGCTCGTGAGGTGGCGTCTGAAAGGCTCGGAGCGTTTCTTCTTACGCTCTAACAAGCGTCAAGAGCAGCAGGAGCGGCAGCAACAATCCGAGCCGAGATGCAGAAATAAGGTAGATTATTCGAAAACGGAGCTGGCGTCACCGACAATATCAGTCAGCAAGGCAGAGCTTGAGGCCGAGGCTGCCCACACAACCTGGATGGCAACGCAAGCGCGCACGCAGTGCTGGCGAGTGGTGTTCGCGATGCTGGCGAAAGCCAAGTCATTCAGTTGTGCCTCCTGCGTCGTCTTGGAGGAAGATCGGCGGTCGAAACTGCCCGGGAAAGCCGAATGGGGCTTTGGGCGAAAGATATGGAAATTCTGTGAgatctcgatcgagattcccCACGATGCAGGGCGTGCTCCAGTGGCGCCCAGGACAAGGCGATGCGAGGCGATTGAAGGTGAGTGGTCTGCTGCTGACTTGATTGGGCCGAACCGGAGCACTGTATTTTGGAAGGTATGCTGCAAAGGAGTGGAGGCCAGACCCGGCCGAACTTGGCGttggtacggagtactttcTCGCTTATTTTAGCCCGCGGTCTGGGCCGCCATGGACTTTCGTCTCTTGTTCTAAGGTATTTTGTTCTTCCTCGATAACAATACACAAAGCCAAACTGTGTCTGGGTGAACACAGACGGATAGTGTTGGACACTTGAAATACGCTCGCCGGGACCACAGCATACCAAGGTACCTCACGGTCGGGTCCGACGGATGCCAGGACTTGAGACGGAAGAAAGAAGGGATAGAGGGACAAGACCATGGGGTACCTATCCCATTATGGGAATGTCGACCAGGGTAGCGGTATGTGCTGTTAGTGCACGCTCGAATTCGATGGACAAGCTGGGAGGGAGTCACAGAAATGTGTCTAAGGGCGGGAACGAATGCCGCAAGAACACCCAGTACGTGGGCCGACTTCCACGTTTTGGTCAACTCCGTTTCAGCAGCGGTCAAGCGCAAACCAGGTCTGGGCTGCTATGACTGGCTGGAGTCTGGAAAGAGAGAGTCACCTATCTTCATGTTACGcaacctacctaccttactctCTCACGGCTGGACGAATCTCCTGCCTCCGGTGGTCTAGCGGTGCGCTAAGCCAGGAAAGTTTGCGTGGAGTGACAACTCACGCGCAGCTCATTTTTCCCGCGTGCTTGGGGAACATGCTTCTCCACGTGGGAGTGGAACTTCAACCTCATGCCTTGGTGATCATCATGACCTTGAGCTCGTACCTCTCGAACTATGTATCTAGAGCCGGAACCCAATGTCAAACCTTTCGAGCAGCCAAAACTGTGCTAGGAAACAGCGTCTTCGAAATGGCCATGTCGGGTGCTGCGTTGCTACTTGCGTAAAGCCAACACAGCCAATGAAGCCTATGAAGATCGTCAAAAACTTCCCAACCAGGATTCAACCAATGATGGCCTCTGATCAGGCACAGGAAGCATGCTGCCATATCTATCAACGGTGATGGACTCCCCAACTTGAGAGAAGCATCACTTGGTAATCTTATcttaattagcttaagagCCAATACGTCCATCTCCTCGGAAGCCATCGCCCCAGCCGTAGAACACGGGAGAGAGAACTCTAGGCTGGTGATTATGTGCCCATCAAAGGATAAAATAGACACAGAGTAAACGGCATTTCATGTGCAGATTCATCTCATCGTTCAAGGGACTTGTCTTTCCTTGAAGATGGTGGTATCATTCTCAACCCCAATTGCCAACAGCCCTTATTAGGTAGCCACGACTCCGGCCCCAAGTCTATTGTATTGTAAAACACAAAGCCGCTATGCTGTAACTCAAAACGTCGTCTCCCGTAACTTGCCAATCTTGCCAATCTCATACTCTATCCAGCGACCGACTCGCGTCCGTCCAGGCACAAGAATGCTGCCCGGGTTCATGACATGACACCCCTCGTACGTCACACAAAACGGTGGCGCCGTCGTGTCTACAAGGACCATTGATGTTGGCAAAGGGTAGAGGTGCAGAGCCGTCGCATAGTCCCAGTGCACTGAGCGGGTCGCTTGACGGAAAGGCGACAGATACCCTTGGTCCAAGATCGTCTTGACGAGCTTCCGCGCCGCATGAATGTCTTGAGGCAGGCTCGAATTGACCTCTTTTACAGCGGGCTTCTCGCTGGGAATATCGACGTCCATAGCCTCGTCTGCTTCGACTTGGTCGTTCCCTGCCATATTGACGTCGTCTGCTCCGCTGCCGTCTTCGGGAGGCTGGGTCTCCTCATCCTCGCCGGCATTCTGTTTCGATGACTTGAGGCGGACTGCCGTGCGGCGGAGGCGAGCTGAGATATCATCTCGGAAGACGACAACTTCGTGATTCGGACCGAAGAGTGTCAAACGGCTTGGGTTCGACGTCCAGATGGCCTCGCCATCGCTCTTGGCCCCGAGCTCCGCATTTGCCGCTGCGAAAACGCGTCTAATACGTGATGTGAAGACATCCGGTGCACCTTTTCGAGGCAGCGGTGTCGCAGCGCCGGCAGTGAACGCTGACACCCAACCGTCGTTGTCTCCAGGAACGAACACAAATGTAGACGTTTGGAGGAGCGTGGGATAGTCGGACAGGGCCGAGGCCAAGGCGTCAAAATATTCTTTGTACTCAATGCTGCCGCCGCTACCACCCCTGGCAAGAACAGCATGCTGCGTGAAATTGCCCGTGACAACGAAAGTCATTGGACTTGAGCCTTCGGGCTCAGCTGCATATATCGCAAGTATCCTTCGCAAGGCTTGCAACGTTCGTGGTTGGTCAAGGTTCAACTCGCCGATGATCACCATCCGCCCTCTACTAGGCACCTCCTCGGCAGAGTGGCGGGGCAGTAACCGCTGTTCAAGCTTCCGCATCTTGGATCCGACGGCTCGTTCGCTTCCGACGCCGAGGAAATCGATCCAGCCGAATCCACCTCCTATGGTGTGATCCTGGCCGCCATCGGGACCACTGACTCCTAATGTTGCTCTCCTCTTCTCGCATGGGGGTTGACCGATGAAGAAGCCTTGGAACCTGCCGCCTAGTGTTCCTCCGACACCGCTGCTACCACTCAGTCCCTTGCCGACGgactcctcttcttcctcgtaAACACCATCCACGAGCACAACCATTCCAGGAGCGAACCAAGCCGAATCTTCGGGGATTGCAACAGCTTGTGACACATCTAGGGCAATAGTGGCCGTCAGGTCGCTAATCGCGAGGCCTCCCGCAGGCAACACATTCAACATCCCCAAAAGCATGTGGTGGCTACCATGGCGACCTAAAAGATTGGCGATTGGGGTAATTCTATGGTTTAGTTGGTTTGATGATGACCGTTTGCCCGAAGGAGCCCTCGTGCTCGCAACTGCTGACGTCTGGAAGGACTCGTTCCTGAGCAATCTCTGGTGTATGACATTGTACCTGTTTCTGAATAGCGCAGTTTTGTGTGATGCTGGCGGTAGGAGTGAAGGTTTTGAGGTTTCCCTGCTCATCGTTAGCGAGTAAGCTCCTGCCTCGGGCAGAACCCATGTCGTACCTCTCGAAATGCTTCTTGGCAACATTGTAGGAATATCTTGGCTGATCGTAGGCATCGATTACGTTGAACCACTTCCGCGGATCCTTGATACTCtcgtcgtcctcttcttcctcgacGCCCAGACTAGACATGCCAAAGCTCTGTTGGCTGTCCTCTCGAGCCAACGATGCCTGTGCCGGCCGCAAACCCAATCTCGCGTTTGACATGTCCACATCTTGCCCCGGTTCGATCAGAAGGCTATTCTGTCGACTCAAGCCTCTGGCGCCGGCCACAATTTTGCCCCCGCTCATATTTCCCTCCAAGTTTTTCAGAATATCTTTAAGCTCTGGGCTTGCGCCATCGACGATAACTCCACCATTGCGGCCTTTCCATGACTTTGCCACCTCCTCCAGAACCTTCTCTGCGAGTCCCTCCTCTCGCCATGCGGAACCACAATGCCGGCCGATGAATGTAGCCAATTCTTGTAAGGCGGAGGAGGCAATGGTCAGACTGTGTTTCTTTGTGAAGGTTCGGAATGCCAGTGGTCGTAGTGTGGCTGGAGGTAGAATGATGGGGAGGATCGCGTGTTTCGTCGGCGCTGAGACTTTGAAAGGCTTCAAAGGATGGACTGGGGTGCCGAATGCGGGCGAGGACGAGGGTATCGCAGAAGATGGAGGGGCAGGCGTCCTTGCGGCAAAGATGTTGGCCATGGGCATTTTGCGCTTAGGAGATATTGACGGTGGCGGATCCATGATTGAGACGTTTCTCTGTGATTTGAATGGTATGGAGATGGCAGTGTATCAAAATTCGAGGATCTTCTTCGGAGTGGCGGTTGTCGCACTTGTCACAGAGTGGTTGTCAAGAACAGTCGCGAGGGACGCCAAAGGCTTAATTGAGACGCGTCCATCGCAGCGAAACACCGCGTCTTGGTTAATTGATCGCGCTCTCTTAACCCCGCGCCACAGTCAGCCGAAGTGGGGTTGAGTGCTGTGGCTGTGGCTGGAGCAGGTGGTGGCTCAAGCTTCCTTGACTGACTCTGGGCAGCTGGGATGCTGTCATCGAAAGAAATCGGAGCTGTCTGTGCCAAAATTCGAAAAGACAAAGCCTCTCAATTGCAAATACGCCGCTCCTGTCTTTCGCACCCCTCCGACCAATATACTCACAATGCTGGCACCAGTAGCTCGAATCATGCCGAGGCATGTTTCTAGACTCAATTTCTTCCGTCCCATGTCCAGCTTGCCGTCCAACCCGCGCATTGTGAGTTCCTGTCCCTCTGCCATGCGTGTCGATAAAGCAGCTGACCGTTTCTACCGCGCAGAAAGTCTTCCCTGCGGATGCATCACGAGCCTCTTTTCTCTTATCCTACCTCGAAGATGAGCCTCCGAACCAGAGAATAGCCATTGGCTTCTCTACGACCGATCCTCCGACGCCACGATCGTTTATCGAGAACCAAACCTTTACCAAGATCCTCTATGAAGTTCTTGCGGAGCATGCGCATAAAGACAAGGACCTCTTAGCACAGGCGCAAGCCTTTGCAGGGCCTGGCGGAGCCAATCTTGGCTCTGGAGGGGCACTCTTTGCCCAGAAGAACAAGAGGCGTTCGTCGAGCAAGgtcggtggcggcggcggcgccggaGGCGGTGGTGCTGGTGGTGCCAGTGCCCAAGGCGGCGCCGGAGGAGGCGGGCACGGCGGTTACGTCCACCTTAGTGATTCAAGAAACCCTCCAGATTTTGGTCGCATTGCCTGGCCTGAAGATATCCTGGGCAGCGTTGAAGTCGATCAAAGCGGCAACATAATTGGTCAGCTCGAGCCAAGTGGAACATATCGAATTATCACCAACGAGGGAATGTAAGTTGCGAAGCCTCTGTGAAACAAACTAGACAGACAGACTAACACGAATAGTCTTGGGTTGAGTCCGTATCTTTCAGAAAAGCTCGTTGAGAGACTTCGCGAGGAAGACGATAAAGACCACTAGTAATCGCCCCGCAAGTATCGGAGGTCTCTTCGGGGGGGCAGCTAGCCGACCCCCGGATGCGCGCTGTGAACTTGTACGCTCATGTAATAGTAGCTCACCACTTTACGACTGCATATATTGACGAGATTATGTTAGTCGGTTTCTAGGATGAACATCAGGTTGCTTTCTTCGCCGACAGGTACCTTTTTGGGGTCGAAGTGCAACTTGGGAGGAAGAGGGCTAGACGAAGCCTACGCGAGTTTGAAGAACCCACCCACCTCCACTTGGTCTTTTGTTCGAGCAATTGGCAAGGAACAAGCACACGGAGGGGATCGTGAGCTTGCTCCTTTAACCTCGGGAATGGAGTTGCTGCAGAATCTTTCGTCCTGCAGACACGGTTTCCCCCCACAACCCCGTACTCGACTCCCGCCATAACATGCACATGGACGAAAGGAGCCCAAAAACAGAAGCGGGCACATGCACCGGATTCCAGACCGCCGGTTGATGTTCTCGGTTGAGTCAGTTCGGGTATGTTTTACCGACTAACCCTGGAATTGTCATCAATAGTCTTAAAAGATTTTGATCCTCGAATCTTTGCATCTCGATAGTTTTCCAAATGGTACAGATACCTGGGTCAGAGGGCCGTTGTTCCTTTGGATGGTAGGATTGATCAGGGTTGTTTAGCCGATGCAAGCAGCTGCAGCGCCTTGATCCCTGGGTGGCCTGAGTTGCCGGGCCGTCTATAGGATGACATGCGGGCGGGTAGCGATGCCAGCGATCAGTTGGGCTCTGCTTCCTTGAGTCCAGGGCGAGGGATTTCCTATGGCCAAGAGCCCATTCTGTATCCAAACCCAAGGTAGTAATTACTGCGTAAGAGGTTCTGTGACCACCGGCGCAGTATGTGAAAATGATACGGATACACCACCAGAGTATGCCTCGAGCCGCGATCCATCTACTGGTCAGGTCTAGTCATTACTTATCAACATCAAATGTCTTGTATCATTGTGTGTAGTTGGTGCGCTTGAATATGACTCGGGACGAACGCGTATTCATGCTGATATAACCTGACGGAGAGTAACTACGGATACCTGATCCTGATATTTGTTTGATTCAATGCTGACGAATGAGCAAGTGCCGATATCGTCAGGCGATGTTCGATCCTGCAACGGCAGTTGTGTCTGTCTGTTCTCAGAACGAGCGTAGCTATCATGTAGTCATGAGGCTACAGCCACCAACCTTACTGATGATGCGACCTGATGTAGTTGGACCGGCTCACTCAGCGGTATGATTATGAGCTGTCACTTATCAGCGGCTGCCTCACACCGCAGCCTGGGGTATTGAGGTATATGATACCCAAGGTGAGTTGGATTATCTATCTAGCCATTATCTGCTCACCCACCTTAAAACTCTACTTGGATTTCCATGTTGGGCCCAATGGAACGGGGGTTGAGATGGTGTGAGGAGGATCATATCAATGATTACCTTTCTAGGCTACCTTGGACGCGTAGTTTCTAAGAATGATAGCAGCGCTACTGAGTAGGATTTTTTTTGCGCTCAGCCTGCAGCAGTATCTGCCAAAGGTAATTCGTGATGATTCTTTCATCAGGTTGTGGTGAGTAATAATGGCCTGTAGGTTGGGGCACCAATAGGTATGACCTGGAGGGACGGGACTCTTTGAAGCACAGACCAGAGCGCACTTTCTCCCCACCATTGCGGGCAAGAGTCGGCGAATGGCACCTGGCATGGGCAGATGGAAAAAGAAGGGGGGGCAGGAAGCCTGAAGGTGCAGAACAGCCTGGCACAAACCAGACGAGCCAGGGAGCTTCTTGGCAGCCACTCCACCTCACCAGTCCATGTTCCCCTCCACAATCCACCTCCAACTTCGTCATGCCCACTTGAGTGTGGTCCAAAGGCTTGCTCCGGCCAAAACCCCATTCAAACAAAAACGACCTGAGCCCCCCCCATCCCCCCTCCCGACCGGCAATATGGCTTCCGGTTtcgacgaggaggagcttCATATTAGTCTCTCGCCCTCCCAGATCCGACGACGCTCCCAGCAGCACGGTGCCGCCTCCGATGCTgccgcctccgccgccggCCATCACGAACTACGACCGCCTGTGCCCGGTGCCGTAAACATCGCCAATATGGGACCGCCCGTCGATACCACCGCCCCGCTGCGGGAGAAGATCAAGACGGAGCAGCGCATTGGTGCCTACAAGATCATCAAGACCCTGGGCGAGGGTTCCTTTGGAAAAGTGAAGCTGGCTACCCACAATGGTACCGGCCAGCAGGTTGCTCTCAAGATCATCGCGAGGAAGAAGCTCATCAGCAGAGATATGGCTGGTCGCGTGGAGCGTGAAATCGAATACCTACAGCTTCTGCGACATCCTCACATTATCAAATTGTATGTGACATGTCTGAGACGACGCTGGCTCGCTTCAGGCCTATCGCTAACTCAAATCAACACAGATACACTGTTATCAAGACCCCCAACGAGATCATCATGGTCCTTGAATATGCAGGCGGAGAGCTTTTCGACTATATAGTGCAAAACGGCCGAATGAAGGAGCCCGAGGCGCGTAGATTCTTTCAACAGATGCTATGCGCCGTCGAGTACTGCCACCGACACAAGATCGTGCATCGAGACCTGAAGCCCGAAAACCTTCTTCTGGACGATAACCTCAATGTCAAGATTGCCGACTTTGGTTTGAGCAACATCATGACGGACGGAAACTTCCTGAAGACGAGTTGCGGAAGTCCAAATTATGCCGCACCCGAAGTCATTGGTGGCAAGCTTTACGCTGGCCCGGAGGTAGATGTGTGGAGTTGTGGCGTGATTCTTTACGTCCTGCTAGTGGGCAGACTCCCCTTTGACGATGAGCATATCCCCAGTCTCTTCGCAAAGATTGCACGCGGCACATACAGCATACCGCAGTGGATGAACTCTGGTGCTGCAGGCCTCATTAAGAAGATGCTGGTCGTCAATCCTGTGCAACGTGCCACTATTGATGATATCCGTCAGGACCCCTGGTTCATGACTGACCTGCCGCCTTATCTGGCGCCACCGGTCGAGGAGTTCTTCAACACAGGCGTGGACCCTAACAAGGCCATCCAGAAGAGTGACATTGCACCCAATGCCCCCCCTAGAGTCCAGGAGAAGTTGCACAACGAGGTCACAGAGAAGATCAGTAAGACCATGGGTTACGGAAAGAAGGACGTAGAGGAGGCTTTGCAGGCTGCGGAACCGTCAGCGATTAAAGATGCGTACATGATTGTTCGCGAGAACAAACTCATGCAAGTGAATGGTACGTATCTACCAGTGAGGGCCTGTCCACATGATGAATCACCGTCTAATATTTCAACAGAGACCATGTCATCACTTTCAGTAGATCAAGATGGCTCTAGTAGTCCACTTCCTAGTGCATCATCCGCGAGGTCGGGTGGCTCGACAGTCGGTGGACAACGACCCTACATCAGCAAGATCGGAATTCTGCCTAGCAGTCTGCCAACCTATCACAAAGAGTACATGGAGCGTGAGAAGGCTGGCCCCGAGGACCATCCGGCGCCAACAATCGTCGTCAACGAGCCAGGCTCATCCGCCCGCACGGATGCAGAAAGGGAAGAGACAGCAAGGCATCTCAAGCCTCACTCCAGGAACAGTCAGGTCAGACTCGACGATTCCAGCAAACGGCCACAAGGCATGACGCCCGTCGTTCAGGCGAAGAAGACAAAGCCTGTGAGGTGGCAATTCGGTATCCGCTCGCGCAATGCGCCTTGGGAAGCCCTCTTGTGTATTCACAAGGCCTTGAACAAGCTCGGTGCGACTTATGTGCCCGACGAAGACTATGAAAAAGTCCACGGCAATGAGGCCGATCAACCCAGCAACGACGGTAGCTTCGTCGAGGAACACGCTCCTCAAGGGGCCAATGATTCAACTAGCAGTATTGATCCCCTCAAGAGATATAAGCTACCAGCCGACCCATGGCATATCAAGGTCCGATGGGAGACGTCGAGTAAGTGTTTGCATACTTCCTGATCTAGGGTTTCCCGCTAACCAGACTACAGCACTGCATCAGGCCTCAGAAACTCCCACAGAGGGTAGTAAGACCCCAGATAGCTTTCATGTTGTTGGCGATGATGAGGGGAAGCGAGATTTTGTAGCCTTGCACGTGGACATCCAAATATACGAGATGGAACACGGCGTCTATCTCGTGGACTTCAAATGTTCTGGCTACGAGACGGCCGACAAGAGACTGCTCGAAGAGAAGGATGTCACAAGTCCTTTCCCTTTCCTAGATATGGCTGCCAGGTTGATAATGCAATTAGCCGAAGCAGACTGAAGATCCGTCTTGGTTGATCCGTTATCCCCCGGGAATGTTCACTCCCCTCCGTTTTCTTCAGGGGTTTAACTTGGGAAATACTTTGAAAACGGTGGGCTCAGCGATAGACATGGGAAGACATGCCGATCGATCGGTCATGTTACAGCGTCAGGTTATGCGAACAAGGGAGTTTGGTACGGGGGAGAGGGATGGTGTGTGGTGTTCTTTTTGGTTTCTTTTGGGGCAGTACCCAGCGGCAGCAGAAGGGCGTGGCTCTGGTCCAGTCGTCTCAGCTGAGGCGAAAGTGGCATCGTGTGTTTCCACACCACCAGGTCGAGATCTAGAGGACATCGGGTGGTACTCGAAACGAGGCGTGGGGGTGAATAGACACACTATTTTGCAT
Proteins encoded in this region:
- a CDS encoding DNA polymerase alpha/epsilon subunit B, with protein sequence MDPPPSISPKRKMPMANIFAARTPAPPSSAIPSSSPAFGTPVHPLKPFKVSAPTKHAILPIILPPATLRPLAFRTFTKKHSLTIASSALQELATFIGRHCGSAWREEGLAEKVLEEVAKSWKGRNGGVIVDGASPELKDILKNLEGNMSGGKIVAGARGLSRQNSLLIEPGQDVDMSNARLGLRPAQASLAREDSQQSFGMSSLGVEEEEDDESIKDPRKWFNVIDAYDQPRYSYNVAKKHFERETSKPSLLPPASHKTALFRNRYNVIHQRLLRNESFQTSAVASTRAPSGKRSSSNQLNHRITPIANLLGRHGSHHMLLGMLNVLPAGGLAISDLTATIALDVSQAVAIPEDSAWFAPGMVVLVDGVYEEEEESVGKGLSGSSGVGGTLGGRFQGFFIGQPPCEKRRATLGVSGPDGGQDHTIGGGFGWIDFLGVGSERAVGSKMRKLEQRLLPRHSAEEVPSRGRMVIIGELNLDQPRTLQALRRILAIYAAEPEGSSPMTFVVTGNFTQHAVLARGGSGGSIEYKEYFDALASALSDYPTLLQTSTFVFVPGDNDGWVSAFTAGAATPLPRKGAPDVFTSRIRRVFAAANAELGAKSDGEAIWTSNPSRLTLFGPNHEVVVFRDDISARLRRTAVRLKSSKQNAGEDEETQPPEDGSGADDVNMAGNDQVEADEAMDVDIPSEKPAVKEVNSSLPQDIHAARKLVKTILDQGYLSPFRQATRSVHWDYATALHLYPLPTSMVLVDTTAPPFCVTYEGCHVMNPGSILVPGRTRVGRWIEYEIGKIGKLRETTF